Proteins from one Clostridium cellulovorans 743B genomic window:
- the recA gene encoding recombinase RecA, whose product MNNDKIKAIETVMSQIEKQFGKGSIMKLDKASVMDIETISTGSLALDIALGVGGVPRGRIIEIYGPESSGKTTVTLHVIAEAQKMGGTAAFIDAEHALDPSYARRLGVKVNELLVSQPDNGEQALEIVEALVRSNSVDVIVVDSVAALVPRAEIEGEMGDSHIGLQARLMSQALRKLTAAINKSKCVVIFINQLREKIGIMFGSPETTTGGRALKFYSSIRLDIRKIDTLKSGEEILGNRTRIKVIKNKVAPPFKKIEFDIMYNEGISREGDLIDIAVNEGIVEKSGAWFSYKATRLGQGRENSKLFLKENLAVASEIENLIRQKYNLPLKKSVINEEIIEKELLGEEEDVISQIVGE is encoded by the coding sequence ATAAATAATGATAAAATTAAAGCCATAGAAACAGTTATGAGCCAAATAGAAAAACAATTTGGAAAAGGTTCTATTATGAAGCTTGATAAAGCCTCAGTAATGGATATTGAGACTATATCAACAGGGAGTTTGGCTTTAGATATAGCACTTGGAGTTGGTGGAGTCCCTAGAGGAAGGATAATAGAAATATATGGACCAGAATCCTCGGGGAAAACTACTGTTACCTTACATGTAATTGCAGAAGCACAAAAAATGGGTGGCACTGCAGCTTTTATTGATGCTGAACATGCGTTAGACCCGTCTTATGCTAGGCGATTAGGTGTTAAGGTAAATGAGTTACTAGTTTCCCAACCAGATAATGGGGAACAAGCTTTGGAGATTGTAGAAGCTCTTGTAAGATCAAATTCTGTAGATGTAATTGTTGTTGACTCAGTGGCAGCACTTGTTCCGAGAGCTGAAATAGAAGGAGAGATGGGGGATTCTCATATTGGGTTGCAAGCGAGGTTGATGTCTCAAGCTTTAAGAAAGCTTACTGCTGCAATTAATAAATCAAAGTGCGTTGTTATATTTATAAATCAATTAAGAGAAAAAATTGGTATTATGTTTGGTAGTCCAGAGACAACAACAGGTGGACGTGCACTTAAGTTTTATTCATCTATAAGGTTAGATATAAGAAAAATTGATACTTTAAAATCAGGTGAAGAGATTCTTGGGAACAGAACTAGGATAAAAGTAATCAAAAATAAGGTTGCACCACCTTTTAAAAAAATCGAATTTGATATAATGTATAATGAAGGTATTTCAAGAGAGGGTGACCTTATTGATATAGCTGTTAACGAAGGTATAGTTGAAAAAAGTGGAGCATGGTTTTCATATAAAGCAACAAGGCTTGGACAAGGCAGGGAAAATTCTAAGCTGTTTTTAAAAGAGAATCTTGCTGTAGCTTCTGAGATAGAAAACCTGATTAGACAAAAGTACAATTTACCACTGAAAAAGTCAGTTATTAATGAAGAAATTATAGAAAAAGAACTTTTAGGGGAAGAGGAAGATGTGATCTCTCAAATAGTAGGAGAGTAA
- a CDS encoding CarD family transcriptional regulator has product MFKINDYIIYGGNGVCRVLDIGIPAINIGDSKRKYYTLQQVYKNGSVIYTPVDNDRVVMRKLISKEEAKELTRNLDSIEILLIDDDKMLEERYKEVMNKYDCTEMIKIIKTSYSRTKERLEQGKKNTMIDDKYLKIAEENLFGELAITLNRTKEQIKDFIDQQVRKPYNLEEGV; this is encoded by the coding sequence ATGTTTAAAATAAATGATTATATTATCTATGGTGGAAATGGAGTATGCAGGGTATTGGATATAGGAATACCAGCGATAAATATAGGTGATAGCAAAAGAAAATATTACACTCTACAACAAGTCTATAAAAATGGAAGTGTCATATATACTCCAGTTGATAATGATAGAGTTGTTATGAGAAAGTTAATATCAAAGGAAGAGGCTAAAGAGTTAACTCGGAATCTTGATTCAATAGAAATATTACTTATTGATGACGATAAAATGCTTGAAGAAAGATACAAAGAAGTTATGAATAAATATGACTGTACAGAAATGATCAAAATAATTAAAACTTCATACTCAAGAACAAAGGAACGCTTAGAACAAGGAAAGAAAAATACTATGATAGATGATAAATATCTAAAAATTGCCGAAGAAAATTTATTTGGAGAACTTGCTATTACACTTAATAGGACGAAGGAACAGATTAAAGATTTTATAGATCAACAAGTAAGGAAACCCTATAACTTGGAAGAAGGTGTTTAG
- a CDS encoding MDR family MFS transporter — translation MDLKKKKLVIALLVAMFIGAIEGTVVTTAIPTIVKELQGFEIISLVFSVYLLASAISTPIYGKLSDLYGRKNVLTVGIIIFLSGSFLCGLSQNMFMLIGARAIQGLGAGSIFTVTYTIIGDVFTLEERPKIQGIISSVWGIASLAGPLLGGILIDVLSWHWIFFINIPFGILSVILIQRNLQENFEKRKHTIDFAGIITLSVAMLIFLNIFLTTKNSSSVDNKFIIISLIITGILLVAFYKIERKAKEPIVPFDIFTKTNAIVNIISFLSSAILILADVYLPIYMQNVLGYDAKISGLALAPMSFAWLISSVILGKAIVKYGGKAIILISNAIILVSVLLLPTLGIKSSLILVIIYVFIMGFGFGGAFTTLTIVIQESVVYNKRGAATAANSLLRTLGQTIGVSVFGSIFNLYIVKYFTQRGINGVDPSNLYTSSTYSSVISSDQVKLSINNCLHGLFIILIIISALAVVLSIIMPKISQKAEKVNNSQVIGE, via the coding sequence ATGGATTTAAAAAAGAAAAAGTTAGTAATAGCACTATTGGTGGCAATGTTCATAGGTGCTATCGAAGGAACTGTTGTAACCACAGCTATTCCAACTATAGTAAAAGAGCTTCAGGGGTTTGAAATTATCAGCTTGGTTTTTTCTGTATATTTATTAGCATCTGCAATTTCTACACCTATATATGGAAAGCTATCAGATTTGTATGGAAGAAAAAATGTGCTCACCGTAGGAATAATAATATTTTTATCAGGAAGCTTTTTATGTGGACTATCACAGAATATGTTTATGTTAATAGGAGCTCGTGCAATTCAAGGGCTTGGAGCAGGTTCTATATTTACAGTTACATATACAATTATTGGGGATGTCTTTACATTAGAAGAAAGACCAAAGATCCAAGGAATTATAAGCAGTGTATGGGGGATTGCAAGTCTTGCTGGCCCATTGCTTGGTGGAATATTAATAGATGTTCTGTCTTGGCATTGGATATTTTTTATCAATATACCTTTTGGAATATTATCGGTTATACTGATACAAAGAAACCTACAAGAGAACTTTGAGAAAAGGAAACACACTATAGATTTTGCAGGAATCATCACCTTATCTGTGGCTATGCTTATATTTCTAAATATTTTTCTAACCACGAAAAATAGTAGTTCTGTTGATAATAAATTCATTATAATATCACTAATTATAACTGGGATTTTATTAGTGGCATTTTATAAAATTGAAAGAAAAGCAAAGGAACCAATTGTTCCTTTTGATATATTTACAAAGACCAATGCAATTGTAAATATAATAAGTTTTTTATCATCAGCAATACTAATATTGGCGGATGTTTATTTGCCAATATATATGCAAAATGTCTTGGGATATGATGCTAAAATATCGGGACTAGCTTTAGCACCTATGTCATTTGCTTGGCTGATATCTTCAGTGATATTAGGTAAAGCTATAGTAAAATACGGTGGAAAAGCAATAATACTAATTTCAAATGCTATTATACTTGTTAGTGTATTATTGTTACCGACCTTAGGAATAAAATCATCCCTAATATTAGTAATAATTTATGTTTTTATAATGGGCTTTGGTTTTGGTGGTGCTTTTACTACCTTAACAATAGTTATCCAAGAATCTGTAGTGTATAACAAAAGAGGTGCTGCGACGGCAGCTAATTCATTGCTTAGAACATTGGGACAAACTATAGGGGTAAGCGTATTTGGAAGTATATTCAATTTATACATAGTTAAATATTTTACTCAGCGAGGAATAAATGGAGTAGATCCAAGTAATTTATATACATCATCTACATATAGCAGTGTTATTAGTAGTGATCAGGTAAAACTTTCAATAAACAATTGCTTGCATGGGTTATTCATAATACTTATAATTATCTCTGCTTTAGCGGTAGTTTTATCAATAATCATGCCTAAAATATCTCAAAAAGCAGAGAAAGTTAATAATTCTCAAGTAATAGGGGAATAA
- a CDS encoding tetratricopeptide repeat protein, translating to MPVNGVKLIGREAELKEVDEQLSSGDMVILVSAIGGVGKTELCKSYFNKYKTKYNSAIWIDYKGSLKESFANQCKLDSFIEDDNIDQRFEKVIKYYEDENNSNSLIIIDNVDNEEDQSLLQITNLISNNIRILVTSRMVIEGYSTYSLEFLNKDNCKKLFYQYYKRQEDDSNLEKIISLAARHTLIIELLAKTAQNSRISIKKLYEILLDKGFNLNEVIKEKVSMIKDGNIVSEQLFNQLLKIFDLSTISEEEQYILMNLSILPQVGLQELVEWIELETMEEINSLEKKGWISINSVDAKDIIYVHPLIQETIRYQLNPTTDKCVKLIEAIIRALHTRPTDNSLDKKVYTIFGDYILKYIDEETERIATLSNNLSSIYIDLGNLGKSLEYQHKAVDIREKVLGENHPDLATAYNNLSSIYKILGIPEKSPEYQHKAVEIYEEMLGDEHPFLATSYNNLSLIYQDLGEVEKSLEYQKKAVDIREKVLGKKHPDLAISYNNLSMIYRDLGELEKSLEYQQKAVEIYEEMLGKKHPSLATSYNNLSLIYKDFGNMKKSLKYQEKAIEINEKALGENHLYMAISYNNLCSIYQGLGELEKSLEFQLKAIDIAEKVLPSNHPNLLIFRNNLANIYKKIGQVDESQSSHLNTEEVFK from the coding sequence TTGCCGGTAAATGGTGTTAAATTAATCGGTAGAGAGGCTGAATTAAAAGAAGTTGATGAACAACTTAGTAGTGGTGATATGGTTATACTTGTAAGTGCCATTGGAGGAGTAGGGAAAACTGAACTTTGTAAGTCTTATTTTAATAAGTATAAAACTAAATATAATAGTGCCATCTGGATAGATTATAAGGGAAGTTTGAAGGAATCTTTTGCTAACCAATGTAAATTAGATTCTTTTATTGAAGATGATAATATAGATCAGCGATTTGAAAAAGTTATTAAATATTATGAAGATGAAAATAATAGCAATTCATTAATAATCATAGACAATGTAGACAATGAAGAGGATCAGAGTTTGCTACAAATAACAAATCTTATTTCAAATAATATAAGAATACTTGTAACATCTAGAATGGTAATAGAAGGTTATTCTACTTATTCATTAGAGTTTTTAAATAAAGATAATTGTAAAAAACTTTTCTACCAATATTATAAAAGACAAGAAGACGACAGTAACTTAGAAAAGATCATTAGCCTGGCAGCGCGTCACACACTGATTATCGAGCTTCTTGCAAAAACAGCCCAAAATTCAAGGATAAGCATAAAGAAGCTATATGAAATACTTTTAGATAAGGGCTTTAATCTAAATGAAGTAATAAAAGAAAAAGTATCTATGATCAAGGATGGAAATATAGTTTCAGAGCAACTTTTTAACCAACTGTTGAAAATTTTCGATCTATCAACGATTTCTGAAGAAGAGCAATATATACTGATGAATCTTTCGATTTTACCTCAAGTCGGTTTGCAAGAACTAGTAGAATGGATTGAACTTGAGACAATGGAAGAGATTAATTCTTTAGAGAAAAAAGGCTGGATTTCTATTAATAGTGTTGATGCAAAAGATATAATATATGTTCATCCGTTAATACAAGAAACAATTCGCTACCAGCTAAACCCCACCACTGATAAATGTGTTAAACTGATTGAAGCTATAATAAGAGCGCTACATACACGACCTACAGACAATTCATTAGATAAAAAGGTATATACTATTTTTGGTGATTATATATTGAAATATATAGATGAAGAAACTGAGAGAATCGCGACACTAAGCAATAATTTATCTAGTATATATATAGATTTGGGAAACCTAGGAAAAAGTCTAGAATATCAGCATAAAGCTGTAGATATAAGAGAAAAGGTATTAGGAGAAAATCATCCAGATTTAGCAACAGCATATAATAATTTATCTAGTATATATAAAATTTTAGGAATACCAGAAAAAAGCCCAGAATATCAGCACAAAGCTGTAGAAATATATGAAGAAATGTTGGGGGATGAACATCCGTTTTTAGCAACATCATACAATAACTTATCTCTTATATATCAAGATTTAGGGGAGGTAGAAAAAAGCTTAGAATATCAGAAAAAAGCCGTAGATATAAGAGAAAAAGTGTTAGGAAAAAAACATCCAGATTTAGCGATATCATACAATAATTTATCTATGATATATCGAGATTTAGGAGAGTTAGAAAAAAGCCTAGAATATCAGCAGAAAGCTGTAGAGATATATGAAGAAATGTTAGGAAAAAAACATCCATCTTTAGCAACATCATATAATAATTTATCTCTTATATATAAGGATTTCGGAAATATGAAAAAAAGTTTAAAATATCAGGAGAAAGCTATAGAAATAAATGAAAAAGCATTAGGAGAAAATCATCTGTATATGGCAATATCGTACAACAATTTGTGTAGCATATATCAAGGATTAGGAGAACTAGAAAAAAGCCTAGAATTTCAACTAAAAGCTATAGATATTGCTGAAAAAGTATTACCAAGTAACCATCCTAATCTATTAATTTTCCGTAATAATTTAGCTAATATTTATAAAAAAATAGGACAAGTAGATGAAAGCCAAAGTTCTCACCTTAATACTGAGGAAGTTTTCAAATAA
- a CDS encoding SPL family radical SAM protein has protein sequence MIKEIDAKVLLSPNKKPSGWFGTNYLFNIYRGCEHRCIYCDSRSLCYKIENFDELIVKRNAIELLRKELKGKRKKGTIGTGSMSDPYTISEKKYSLTRGCLEAIAEYNFPVHITTKSNLILRDIDLLEEINKTYASVAITITTTNDALAKKIEPFAPSSTDRFKALGVLATIGICTSITMMPILPFIEDTEENILDIVEKANYYGVKYIVPWLGMSLRDMQRYYYYEKLDENFPGIREKYEKSFGNNYKCSARNMNKLWYLLSDACNKYGISLKMPSYQSKISSVQLDFLDKL, from the coding sequence TTGATAAAAGAGATCGATGCTAAGGTTTTACTATCTCCTAATAAAAAACCCTCAGGTTGGTTTGGCACTAACTATTTATTCAATATCTATAGAGGCTGCGAACATCGCTGTATATATTGTGACTCTAGAAGTTTGTGCTATAAGATAGAAAATTTTGATGAACTTATTGTGAAAAGAAATGCTATAGAGTTGCTTAGGAAAGAACTGAAAGGTAAGCGAAAAAAAGGCACCATAGGTACTGGATCTATGAGTGACCCCTACACTATCTCTGAAAAAAAATATTCCTTGACTAGAGGATGTCTTGAAGCAATTGCTGAATATAACTTTCCTGTCCATATCACTACTAAAAGTAATTTAATATTAAGAGACATAGATCTACTTGAGGAGATTAATAAAACCTATGCTTCTGTAGCGATTACTATCACTACCACAAATGATGCTTTAGCAAAAAAAATTGAACCCTTTGCGCCGTCATCTACTGATCGTTTCAAAGCTCTTGGTGTTCTTGCTACAATTGGTATATGCACAAGTATAACAATGATGCCTATACTACCTTTCATTGAAGATACTGAGGAAAACATACTTGATATAGTGGAAAAAGCAAATTACTATGGCGTTAAATACATAGTTCCATGGCTTGGGATGTCCCTTAGAGATATGCAGAGATACTATTATTATGAGAAGCTAGATGAAAACTTTCCTGGTATTAGAGAAAAATACGAAAAAAGCTTTGGCAACAACTACAAATGCTCTGCTAGAAATATGAATAAGCTTTGGTATCTTCTATCAGATGCCTGTAACAAGTATGGAATTTCTCTAAAAATGCCATCATACCAAAGCAAAATTTCTTCTGTGCAATTAGATTTTCTAGATAAGCTATAA
- a CDS encoding lysoplasmalogenase family protein, whose product MEMLFFLLMLVATLALITMKFFAITGSFVILKALASALFVITGIVSYKTKKENKKYFIWILLGLIFSFCGDVFLELNNTPKFLTLDLTHIKGVLFINGVGSFALAHIMYFIGFSTLRKVTLVDIVITIAIASPMIFLELFGDFQFNGLQLVVIGYTILISLMVSKAISLYKYYLRNKKAVIMTITGAMMFLVSDIILLFLLFSKGDFIEPDNLKYLEYSNLIIYYVGQGILALSLGQKFSVRKKVNETRRLSNLVK is encoded by the coding sequence ATGGAAATGTTATTTTTTCTATTGATGTTGGTAGCCACGCTAGCATTAATAACTATGAAATTTTTTGCTATAACAGGAAGCTTTGTTATTTTAAAGGCACTGGCTAGTGCACTTTTTGTTATTACAGGAATAGTAAGCTATAAGACTAAAAAAGAGAATAAAAAGTATTTTATATGGATTTTGCTTGGGTTAATTTTTTCATTCTGTGGAGATGTATTTTTGGAATTGAATAATACTCCTAAATTTCTAACTTTAGATCTAACGCATATTAAAGGGGTTCTATTTATAAATGGTGTAGGTAGTTTTGCTTTAGCACATATAATGTATTTTATAGGATTTAGCACTTTAAGAAAGGTAACTTTAGTGGATATTGTTATTACTATAGCCATCGCTTCTCCGATGATTTTTCTTGAGCTATTTGGAGATTTTCAATTTAATGGGCTTCAGTTAGTAGTTATAGGATATACAATATTAATTTCACTAATGGTAAGTAAAGCTATCTCTCTTTATAAATATTACCTAAGAAATAAAAAAGCTGTCATAATGACTATCACAGGAGCAATGATGTTCTTAGTATCAGACATTATTTTATTATTCTTGTTATTCAGCAAAGGTGATTTTATTGAACCAGATAATTTAAAATATTTAGAGTATTCAAACTTAATTATTTACTATGTTGGACAAGGAATATTAGCACTGAGTTTAGGACAAAAGTTTAGTGTTCGTAAAAAAGTTAATGAGACACGTAGGCTGTCGAACTTGGTAAAATAG